One genomic window of Leptotrichia shahii includes the following:
- a CDS encoding DUF5682 family protein, whose protein sequence is MKKQNEVKPNIFGVRHFSPAGAHYLRDYLDEIQPKIVLIEGPSDFNELISEITGKNIVPPIAVMAYTLEAPIQTIVYPFAEFSPEYQTILWAKENGVECRFCDLPSSIFLGVESVKKNLDENPEGNLNAYIYRKINEYSEDSDDEVFWERVMEQASDYKAYRSGARDYGKHLRELTLSNTVSDAKNIIRESYMCKVVSDVCKEGYKMDEIAMVVGAFHVEGIESGKFILTEKEIKKLPKLESKKTLMPYSYYKLSTYSNYGAGNKAPGYYEFLWNGLEKEDPFFATYMYLSKIAEYQRENGNMVSSAQIIEAVHLATSLANLHDGKIPTLKDIKDAAITCMAHGSYSELVLAMANVEVGKKIGSIPKEAIQTSIQSDFYNLLKELKLEKYRSLTATEIKLDLREKLRVQSEKLAFMDLERSFFFHKLRVLNISFAKLIGNRQENTTWAEEWILQWKPETEIEIVETILKGDTIEFATAFELMQRIEGAKTLSEMAEIVKDAFYCGMPKALEKAFQALQNFITGDVPIDEIAKTMSTLSLMLRYGDIRKLDTKVLIPILEQLFLRVCLILPSESFCDNNAAVELAKSIIIMHTVIENHDFLDRERWYSLLSEISKRDDLNTKISGLAMAILLEAGKIDNEVLGKEVEKRLSKGVPADLGATWFEGLSMKNHYTLIARLGLWEKLQNYISNLDEEEFKRALLFLRRAFADFTSNEKHDIAENIAEIWGLNKNDVSAVINDDLGENEKEIIAGLEEFDFDDI, encoded by the coding sequence ATGAAAAAACAAAATGAAGTGAAACCGAATATATTTGGAGTTAGGCATTTTTCACCAGCTGGAGCACATTATTTGAGAGATTATTTAGATGAAATACAGCCAAAAATTGTTTTGATAGAAGGGCCTTCTGATTTCAATGAGCTTATTAGCGAAATTACTGGAAAAAATATCGTCCCGCCAATTGCCGTAATGGCTTACACTTTAGAAGCGCCTATTCAGACAATAGTGTATCCATTTGCAGAGTTTTCACCAGAATATCAAACTATTTTGTGGGCAAAGGAAAATGGAGTAGAGTGCAGATTTTGTGATTTGCCGTCTTCAATTTTTTTAGGTGTAGAAAGTGTAAAGAAAAATTTAGATGAGAATCCAGAGGGAAATTTGAATGCCTACATTTATAGAAAAATTAATGAATATTCAGAAGATTCAGATGATGAAGTATTTTGGGAAAGGGTAATGGAACAGGCTTCTGATTACAAGGCATATCGCAGTGGAGCGAGAGATTATGGAAAACATTTGAGAGAATTGACTTTATCAAATACGGTGTCTGATGCGAAAAACATTATTAGAGAGTCGTACATGTGTAAAGTCGTTTCCGATGTGTGTAAAGAAGGCTACAAAATGGATGAGATTGCTATGGTTGTTGGGGCTTTTCATGTTGAAGGAATAGAAAGTGGCAAATTTATTTTAACTGAAAAGGAAATTAAAAAATTACCAAAATTAGAATCTAAAAAAACGTTAATGCCTTATTCTTATTATAAACTATCGACTTATTCAAATTATGGAGCTGGAAATAAGGCACCAGGGTATTATGAATTTTTGTGGAATGGTTTAGAAAAAGAAGACCCATTTTTTGCGACATATATGTATTTAAGTAAAATTGCAGAATATCAAAGAGAAAATGGAAATATGGTATCGTCAGCTCAAATTATCGAGGCAGTTCATCTAGCAACTTCATTGGCAAATTTACACGATGGGAAAATACCGACGTTAAAGGATATAAAAGATGCAGCGATTACTTGTATGGCACACGGAAGCTACTCAGAACTAGTTTTAGCAATGGCGAATGTTGAAGTTGGAAAAAAAATCGGAAGTATTCCAAAGGAAGCTATTCAAACATCAATACAGTCTGATTTTTACAATTTATTGAAGGAATTGAAACTTGAAAAATATCGTTCATTAACAGCGACAGAAATAAAATTAGATTTGAGGGAAAAATTAAGGGTTCAATCAGAAAAATTAGCATTTATGGACTTGGAACGTTCGTTCTTTTTTCATAAATTGAGAGTTTTGAATATTTCGTTTGCAAAACTTATTGGGAATCGCCAAGAAAATACAACTTGGGCAGAAGAATGGATTTTACAATGGAAACCAGAAACAGAAATTGAAATTGTGGAAACAATCTTAAAAGGAGATACAATTGAATTTGCAACAGCTTTTGAATTGATGCAAAGAATAGAAGGTGCAAAAACATTGTCAGAAATGGCAGAGATAGTGAAAGATGCCTTCTATTGCGGAATGCCAAAAGCACTAGAAAAAGCGTTTCAAGCATTGCAAAATTTCATAACAGGCGACGTCCCTATTGATGAAATAGCCAAGACGATGTCAACTTTATCACTAATGCTTCGTTATGGCGATATCAGAAAATTAGATACAAAGGTGCTGATTCCTATTCTTGAGCAACTCTTTTTAAGAGTTTGCTTAATATTGCCAAGCGAGTCTTTTTGCGACAATAATGCAGCAGTAGAACTAGCTAAAAGTATAATAATAATGCATACTGTAATTGAAAATCATGATTTTTTAGATAGAGAAAGATGGTATTCACTTCTTTCAGAAATTTCAAAAAGAGACGATTTAAATACAAAAATCTCAGGACTTGCAATGGCTATATTATTGGAAGCTGGAAAAATTGATAATGAAGTACTTGGAAAAGAAGTCGAAAAAAGATTATCAAAAGGAGTTCCCGCAGATTTAGGAGCAACTTGGTTTGAAGGTCTATCGATGAAAAATCATTACACCTTAATTGCAAGACTTGGACTTTGGGAAAAACTCCAAAACTATATTTCAAACTTAGATGAGGAAGAATTTAAAAGAGCATTATTATTTTTAAGAAGAGCTTTTGCTGATTTTACTTCAAATGAAAAGCATGATATTGCAGAAAATATTGCAGAAATATGGGGCTTGAATAAAAATGATGTAAGTGCTGTAATAAATGATGATTTGGGAGAAAATGAGAAAGAAATAATTGCAGGATTAGAAGAATTTGATTTTGATGATATTTGA
- a CDS encoding ATP-binding protein, with translation MAKKEELQRLTAEQMFQDEIDALIKAEKNPIPTGWKMSPKSVLTYICGGKAGRKVITPKYIGNKRLVEIAISTLVTDRALLLIGEPGTAKSWLSEHLTAAINGDSTRVIQGTAGTTEEQIRYSWNYAMLIAEGPTKDALIPSPIYKAMEDGAIARVEEISRCASEVQDALISLLSEKRMSVPELNVEIPAKKGFSIIATANTRDKGVNEMSAALKRRFNIVVLPSPNTLEAEIDIVRSRVTQLAGNLDLNAKLPEEEVIEKVCTVFRELRQGVTLDGRQKIKPTANVLSTAEAISLLANSMALAGSFGDGEISDYDLAAGLQGAVVKEDSKDGQIWEEYLENIMKKRGSEWLDLYKECKALNKAIK, from the coding sequence ATGGCTAAAAAAGAAGAATTACAAAGATTAACAGCGGAACAGATGTTTCAAGATGAAATTGATGCATTAATTAAGGCAGAAAAAAATCCAATACCTACTGGATGGAAAATGTCACCTAAGTCAGTGTTGACATATATTTGTGGAGGTAAAGCTGGAAGAAAAGTGATAACGCCTAAATATATTGGGAATAAAAGATTGGTTGAGATTGCAATTTCGACTTTGGTTACGGATAGGGCATTGCTTCTGATTGGGGAGCCGGGAACTGCAAAATCTTGGTTGTCAGAGCATTTGACGGCGGCGATAAATGGAGATTCGACACGAGTTATTCAAGGGACAGCGGGAACAACTGAAGAGCAGATTAGATATTCTTGGAATTATGCGATGTTGATTGCAGAAGGGCCTACAAAAGATGCATTGATACCAAGTCCGATTTATAAAGCGATGGAAGATGGGGCGATTGCTAGAGTGGAAGAAATTTCTCGTTGTGCATCAGAAGTACAAGATGCGTTGATTTCTTTGTTGTCAGAAAAAAGAATGAGTGTGCCTGAATTGAATGTAGAAATTCCAGCTAAAAAAGGGTTCTCTATTATTGCAACTGCGAATACTCGTGATAAGGGAGTTAATGAGATGTCGGCAGCGTTAAAGAGACGTTTTAATATTGTGGTGTTACCAAGTCCGAATACACTTGAAGCAGAGATAGATATTGTTAGAAGTAGAGTTACGCAACTTGCAGGAAATTTGGATTTAAATGCGAAATTGCCTGAAGAGGAAGTTATTGAAAAAGTTTGTACAGTATTTAGAGAATTGCGTCAAGGTGTTACGTTAGATGGAAGACAAAAGATAAAGCCGACTGCAAATGTGTTATCGACTGCAGAAGCTATTTCACTTTTAGCAAATAGTATGGCGTTAGCTGGAAGTTTTGGGGATGGAGAGATATCAGATTATGACTTGGCGGCAGGATTGCAGGGAGCTGTAGTAAAAGAAGATAGTAAAGATGGGCAAATTTGGGAAGAATATTTAGAAAATATTATGAAAAAACGAGGTTCAGAATGGCTAGATCTTTACAAAGAATGTAAGGCACTTAACAAAGCTATTAAATAA
- a CDS encoding SWIM zinc finger family protein — translation MAPNASAISNAKKLCDKGAFLRLWRSADDTLYMGECKGSGKSNYTVSVDFIDEENPVARCTCPSRQFPCKHGLALLFEILKEEKFEECEIPEDILAKREKKEKSKAKKANEEKETKKKSPSKTSKAARTKKIKKQLEGLDLIKKISSQLLKVGLSAMGSISITEYRDIVKQLGDYYLPGPQVLFQRLLLEIQAYKEDQDKIHYQTALECLKKLRAIEKKGREFLNEQLEKNDPELTDNTLYEDLGGVWKLTQLNDLGLKKENARLVQLSFEVNYDEASKIFRDCGYWIDLESGEVSYTANYRPRSAMKYIKQENSNFSLLTVPVLTFYPGGVNKRIRWDAASFDKIESSCCKKIKKHAQNIEQAVKIAKNELKNILTNNEVALLLEFEKIMFVKEENMKRYILVDKNERMIELKHTKNKVFSEDFYELLPNECLENQVMFVKLFYEGRNIYAEAQSIVTNDKIIRFGF, via the coding sequence ATGGCTCCGAATGCTTCGGCAATTTCAAATGCAAAAAAACTTTGCGATAAAGGGGCATTTTTGAGATTATGGCGTTCTGCTGATGATACTTTGTATATGGGTGAATGTAAAGGAAGTGGAAAATCGAATTATACGGTTTCGGTAGATTTTATTGATGAGGAAAATCCTGTTGCACGATGCACTTGTCCAAGCAGACAATTTCCTTGTAAGCATGGATTAGCTTTGTTATTTGAGATATTGAAAGAAGAAAAATTTGAGGAGTGTGAAATACCAGAAGATATTTTAGCAAAGAGAGAAAAAAAGGAAAAATCGAAGGCTAAAAAGGCAAATGAGGAAAAGGAAACTAAAAAGAAATCTCCCTCAAAGACATCTAAAGCAGCTAGAACAAAGAAAATTAAAAAGCAACTTGAAGGGCTAGATCTGATAAAGAAAATAAGTTCGCAATTATTAAAAGTTGGACTTTCTGCAATGGGAAGCATTTCGATTACAGAGTATAGAGATATTGTAAAGCAATTGGGAGATTATTATTTGCCAGGACCACAAGTTTTGTTTCAAAGGCTACTTTTGGAAATTCAGGCATATAAAGAGGATCAGGATAAGATACATTATCAGACAGCTTTAGAATGTCTGAAAAAATTGAGGGCAATTGAGAAAAAAGGAAGAGAGTTTTTGAATGAGCAACTTGAAAAGAATGATCCAGAATTGACAGATAATACGTTGTATGAGGATTTAGGAGGCGTATGGAAGTTAACTCAGTTGAATGATTTGGGGTTAAAAAAGGAAAATGCGAGATTGGTGCAGCTTTCATTTGAAGTAAATTATGATGAGGCTAGTAAGATTTTTAGAGATTGTGGATACTGGATTGACTTGGAAAGTGGGGAAGTGTCATATACTGCTAATTATAGACCTCGTTCGGCAATGAAATATATTAAGCAGGAAAATTCTAACTTTTCGTTATTGACAGTGCCTGTATTGACTTTTTATCCAGGTGGTGTTAATAAGAGAATAAGATGGGATGCGGCTAGTTTTGATAAGATTGAAAGTTCTTGTTGTAAAAAGATAAAAAAGCATGCTCAAAATATAGAACAGGCTGTAAAGATAGCTAAAAATGAGCTTAAAAATATTTTGACAAATAATGAAGTGGCTTTACTGCTAGAATTTGAAAAAATTATGTTTGTTAAAGAGGAAAATATGAAAAGGTATATTTTAGTTGATAAAAATGAAAGAATGATAGAACTTAAGCATACTAAAAACAAGGTATTTTCAGAGGATTTTTATGAACTTTTGCCAAATGAATGTTTGGAAAATCAAGTGATGTTCGTAAAATTATTTTATGAAGGTAGAAATATTTATGCTGAAGCACAAAGTATTGTAACTAATGATAAAATTATTCGTTTTGGATTTTAG